A genomic region of Solanum dulcamara chromosome 2, daSolDulc1.2, whole genome shotgun sequence contains the following coding sequences:
- the LOC129879835 gene encoding uncharacterized protein LOC129879835 has translation MSSFSRSGTLLCVFLLLGTCIGIVIAREPKTENNKESFGTSSIRLWPRWRWHHHHAPSLRWWLRTHPKKPSPPTHMDMAPSPSPVDNVASVTHASPSPSPVDNAASPTHAASSSVDDEVSPQHTALAPMTSCINVDGCKSNLITSVFKRKISLSTQCCKVLSTISDGCFYREFSHSKRVPFFLGKVRNYCSHAASPTHAAPSLSRVDDLVAPAHTAPS, from the coding sequence ATGTCGTCGTTTTCAAGAAGTGGCACATTATTATGtgtgtttttgttgttgggtACTTGCATAGGCATCGTTATTGCAAGAGAACCCAAAACAGAAAACAACAAGGAGTCATTTGGTACTTCTTCAATTCGATTATGGCCCCGATGGAGGTGGCATCATCATCACGCACCTTCACTCAGATGGTGGTTGCGTACTCACCCCAAAAAACCATCACCACCAACTCACATGGACATGGCTCCATCTCCATCTCCAGTTGATAATGTGGCTTCAGTAACTCATGCATCTCCATCTCCATCTCCGGTTGATAATGCGGCTTCACCAACTCATGCGGCTTCATCCTCAGTTGATGATGAGGTTTCGCCACAGCACACGGCCCTGGCCCCGATGACTTCTTGCATCAACGTGGATGGTTGTAAATCAAATTTGATCACTTCTGTTTTCAAACGTAAAATTTCATTATCCACACAATGTTGCAAAGTCCTTTCAACAATTTCAGATGGTTGTTTTTACAGAGAGTTTTCACATTCCAAGAGGGTACCATTTTTCCTAGGCAAGGTGAGAAACTATTGCAGTCATGCGGCTTCACCAACTCATGCGGCTCCATCCCTATCCCGAGTTGATGATTTAGTTGCGCCAGCGCACACGGCTCCCTCTTAG
- the LOC129879836 gene encoding uncharacterized protein LOC129879836 yields the protein MAPSPSPVDNAASATHASPSPSPIDNAASPTHAAPSPVDDNVSPQHTAPSTMTSCINVDGCKSDLITSVFKRKISLSTQCCKVLSTISDGCFYREFSHSKRVPFFLGKVKNYCSHAVHNAASPTHAAPSPIDNVASTTHAAPSPSPIDDVVSPPHKVPSWAPTPAPTTSCIKVDGCALSLITSVFKRKISLSTQCCQVLSSISDDCFYREFTYSKRVPFFLGKVRNYCIHHQG from the coding sequence ATGGCTCCATCTCCATCTCCAGTTGATAATGCGGCTTCAGCAACTCATGCATCTCCATCTCCATCTCCGATTGATAATGCGGCTTCACCAACTCATGCGGCTCCATCCCCAGTTGATGATAACGTTTCGCCACAGCACACGGCCCCGTCCACGATGACTTCTTGCATCAACGTGGATGGTTGTAAATCAGATTTGATCACTTCCGTTTTCAAACGTAAAATTTCATTATCCACACAATGTTGCAAAGTCCTTTCAACAATTTCAGATGGTTGTTTTTACAGAGAGTTTTCACATTCCAAGAGGGTACCATTTTTCCTTGGCAAAGTGAAAAACTATTGCAGTCATGCGGTTCATAATGCGGCTTCACCAACTCATGCGGCTCCATCTCCAATTGATAATGTGGCTTCAACAACTCATGCGGCTCCATCCCCATCCCCAATTGATGATGTGGTTTCACCACCGCACAAGGTTCCCTCTTGGGCCCCGACCCCAGCTCCAACCACTTCTTGCATCAAGGTGGACGGTTGTGCATTAAGTTTGATCACTTCCGTTTTCAAGCGTAAAATTTCATTATCCACACAATGCTGCCAAGTACTTTCATCAATTTCAGATGATTGTTTTTACAGAGAGTTCACGTACTCCAAGAGGGTACCATTTTTCCTAGGCAAAGTGAGGAACTATTGCATTCATCATCAAGGCTGA